A window of Aerococcus urinae contains these coding sequences:
- a CDS encoding type II toxin-antitoxin system RelE family toxin — MQDFIFKKKALKFLKKQSKIDQDRLITAIYRIPKGDIKNMADYDNLKRLRVGKYRILFTEMDEGIEILNIGSRGDIYK; from the coding sequence ATGCAAGACTTTATTTTTAAGAAAAAGGCCCTGAAGTTTCTCAAAAAACAAAGTAAAATCGATCAAGATCGTCTTATTACAGCTATTTATCGGATTCCAAAAGGTGATATTAAAAATATGGCTGACTATGACAATTTAAAGCGTTTGCGAGTAGGTAAATATCGCATTCTTTTTACTGAGATGGATGAAGGTATTGAAATTTTGAATATCGGAAGTCGCGGAGATATTTATAAATAA